One window from the genome of Diorhabda sublineata isolate icDioSubl1.1 chromosome 10, icDioSubl1.1, whole genome shotgun sequence encodes:
- the LOC130449570 gene encoding uncharacterized protein LOC130449570, with amino-acid sequence MTFFPKSTKVTIFVIIGVAVVCKCNSTGNTNNINKTETKSRQTTLGEVKSEVVDTLANLALEILNKDNEESVYLVQNPIYPQSYIQPLLPQIQQPSPPKPLLQFQQQIAVPVGEVIVPDGTYQKADKAIYIPLNPINQGQVTASSK; translated from the exons atgacattttttccaaaGTCTACCAAAGTTACA aTCTTCGTTATTATTGGAGTTGCAGTTGTTTGCAAATGTAATTCAACTGGGAACAccaataacataaataaaacagaaaCCAAATCCCGCCAAACTACTCTAGGTGAAGTGAAATCTGAAGTTGTGGACACCTTAGCGAATTTGGCATTGGAGATTTTGAACAAAGATAATGAAGAATCTGTTTATTTGGTTCAGAACCCAATATATCCACAATCCTACATTCAACCGCTACTGCCTCAAATACAACAACCATCACCACCTAAACCACTTCTCCAGTTTCAACAGCAAATAGCTGTACCCGTCGGAGAAGTTATTGTACCTGATGGGACATATCAGAAAGCAGACAAAGCAATATATATCCCATTGAATCCAATAAATCAAGGCCAAGTAACTGCATCGTCcaagtaa
- the LOC130449530 gene encoding iron-sulfur cluster assembly 1 homolog, mitochondrial — MATKVVATATVRAVKRTLLPTRAALLLTPSAVNRIKDILKDKKQYIGLKIGVRQRGCNGLSYTLDYAEKKDKMDEEVIQDGVRVFIDKKAQLTLLGTEMDYVESKLSSEFVFNNPNIKGTCGCGESFSV, encoded by the exons ATGGCAACAAAAGTTGTAGCTACAGCAACTGTTAGAGCGGTCAAAAGAACTTTATTACCAACAAGAGCAGCTTTACTTTTG ACACCTTCTGCAGTTAATCGGATTAAAGATATACttaaagataaaaaacaatat ATTGGTTTGAAAATTGGAGTCCGTCAAAGGGGCTGCAATGGTTTGTCGTATACTTTAGATTATGCAGAAAAAAAag ATAAAATGGATGAAGAGGTAATACAAGATGGTGTGAGagtatttattgataaaaaagcACAGTTGACACTATTAGGGACTGAAATGGATTACGTGGAGAGTAAACTCAGTTCCGAATTTGTCTTCAACAATCCAAATATTAAAGGAACCTGTGGTTGCGGCGAATCTTTTAgtgtataa
- the LOC130449478 gene encoding splicing factor 1, which produces MGSSRRRDRSRSRDRDRRDRKRSRSRDRYRDRRRERSLSRGRERRRERERSLTPPEPDGDKMIAETLATLAATRNFASLISKEGDGNSNMSTGSSEDERRKKKRSRWGGSEHEKIFIPGMPTILPQNLNKDQEQAYLLQLQIEEVSRKLRSGDLGIPANPEERSPSPEPIYSSDGKRLNTREFRTRKRLEEERHTLVLRMQSINPEFKPPLDYKPPVTRVSDKVMIPQEEHPEINFVGLLIGPRGNTLKTMEKETGAKIIIRGKGSVKEGKVGRKDGQPLPGEDEPLHAYITATNPECVKKAVERIKEVIRQGVEVPENQNDLRRMQLRELAQLNGTLRENDGMRCNNCGATDHKSWLCPDKPNITNSIVCSSCGAAGHIARDCRSKRPGQGGPPLPGVGDKAKIDEEYMSLMAELGEAPQPVFANNGTNQQRKPQTGFNVFENQPPPRPLMPPPIPCPPMPLINGNLPPSAWPGHAPMHWPPAPPPPTILPPPPPPGASSPPQNLMPTSWAPSQPPPPGAPPPFTSWPPSSFPPPPPPGIDVNSLLSSPPPPPPPS; this is translated from the exons ATGGGGTCGTCTAGACGACGTGATCGTTCTAGATCTCGAGATAGAGACAGAAGAGATAGAAAACGTAGCCGTTCCAGAGACAGATATCGTGATAGGCGTAGGGAGCGAAGTCTAAGTCGGGGACGGGAGAGAAGGCGTGAAAGGGAGAGATCTTTAACACCCCCAGAGCCTGATGGTGATAAAATGATTGCAGAAACTCTGGCGACACTTGCAGCGACAAGAAACTTTGCTAGTCTAATTTCCAAAGAAGGAGACGGAAATTCCAATATGTCCACTg GTAGTAGTGAGGACGAAAGGAGGAAAAAGAAACGTTCCAGATGGGGAGGAAGTGAACatgaaaagatttttattcCTGGAATGCCAACCATATTGCCCCAGAATCTGAATAAGGATCAAGAACAAGCATACTTAC TTCAGCTGCAGATCGAAGAAGTCAGCCGTAAACTACGATCCGGGGACTTGGGGATTCCGGCCAATCCGGAAGAAAG ATCCCCTTCTCCCGAACCGATTTATAGCAGTGATGGGAAACGTTTGAATACAAGAGAATTTCGTACCAGAAAGAGGCTGGAAGAGGAAAGACACACCCTCGTATTGAGGATGCAATCAATCAATCCGGAATTTAAACCACCCCTAGATTACAA acCACCTGTAACTAGGGTTAGCGATAAAGTGATGATACCCCAAGAGGAACACCCCGAAATAAATTTTGTAGGTCTACTGATAGGACCTAGAGGAAATACGTTGAAAA CAATGGAAAAGGAAACCGGTGCTAAAATTATTATCCGTGGAAAGGGTTCCGTTAAAGAAGGAAAGGTTGGAAGAAAAGATGGACAACCACTTCCCGGGGAAGATGAGCCATTACATGCTTATATCACCGCTACTAATCCTGAATGTGTTAAGAAAGCAGTCGAAAGG ATCAAAGAAGTCATAAGGCAAGGAGTGGAGGTTCCGGAAAATCAAAACGACCTCAGGAGAATGCAATTAAGGGAATTGGCTCAATTAAATGGTACATTGAGGGAAAATGATGGTATGAGATGTAATAATTGTGGCGCTACTGATCACAAATCTTGGTTG tgtcCGGATAAACCCAACATTACAAACAGCATTGTTTGTTCGAGTTGTGGGGCAGCGGGACACATCGCTCGCGATTGTCGATCGAAACGTCCAGGTCAAGGTGGACCGCCCTTACCCGGAGTAGGAGACAAGGCCAAAATCGACGAAGAATACATGTCGCTGATGGCCGAATTGGGCGAAGCGCCTCAACCGGTTTTCGCCAACAATGGAACTAATCAACAACGTAAACCGCAGACTG GTTTCAACGTATTCGAAAATCAACCGCCGCCGCGTCCTTTAATGCCTCCACCGATACCTTGTCCGCCCATGCCTCTCATTAATGGTAATTTACCACCGTCGGCGTGGCCAGGTCACGCCCCGATGCATTGGCCACCAGCACCACCTCCGCCAACAATTCTACCGCCTCCTCCACCACCGGGCGCGTCTAGCCCTCCTCAAAATTTAATGCCGACGTCGTGGGCGCCATCTCAACCCCCACCGCCGGGAGCTCCTCCACCGTTTACGTCATGGCCGCCGAGTAGTTTCCCTCCACCGCCTCCTCCAGGCATCGACGTTAATTCGCTACTTTCTTCACCGCCTCCGCCGCCGCCACCTTcttaa
- the LOC130449479 gene encoding RNA-binding protein 1: MARYREWDLSCKVYVGNLGSSASKHEIESAFGKYGPLRNVWVARNPPGFAFVEFEDPRDAEDAVRGLDGTRCCGTRVRVEMSNGRSRRGGGGGRRGPSRYSRSRSPRRSRSPRSRSRSRDSRGRSDSRDRR, encoded by the exons ATGGCAAGGTATAGGGAGTGGGATCTTTCGTGTAAGGTTTATGTCGGTAATTTGGGTTCATCAGCTAGTAAACATGAAATTGAAAGTGCGTTTGGTAAATACGGTCCATTAAGGAACGTTTGGGTTGCCAGGAATCCTCCCGGCTTTGCGTTTGTGGAATTTGAAGATCCCCGAGATGCAGAAGACGCAGTTCGAGGTTTAGATGGAAC TCGTTGCTGTGGTACTAGAGTAAGAGTTGAAATGTCTAATGGTCGTTCTAGAAGAGGTGGCGGAGGAGGAAGAAGAGGACCTTCTCGTTATTCCAG GTCGAGATCTCCGAGACGATCCAGAAGCCCCAGATCCAGATCTAGAAGCCGAGATTCGAGAGGAAGATCAGATTCTCGAGACAGACGctaa
- the LOC130449705 gene encoding heterogeneous nuclear ribonucleoprotein H-like, producing the protein MSSGGGDNDDGFIAKLRGLPWSATQDDILSFFTDSFANCKILGGKSGIHMTTSREGRPSGEAFVEFETADDLEMALQKDREHIGNRYIEVFKVNKAEMEWVIKRSGPTYGLNEDGCVRLRGLPFGCSKEEIAQFFTGLEIVPNGITLLTDYSGRSSGEAYVQFVNREVAEKALQKHRETIGHRYIEIFRSSLSEVDSVVNYQGNSMGPPGRRMGPGSGMYSSRPSPYDRDPRYGGGGTRLGGARGARSYKDYSSYDRPSPWGSNQRNGNNMGSRNWDSWGGGGGSSGMHCVHMRGLPFKATENDIADFFKPVMPVNIRLIQDSSGRASGEADVEFDSHEDAVRAMSKDKGHMQHRYIELFLNSAGGQSNGGFGYGMSSNSRLYRKI; encoded by the exons ATGTCTTCAGGTGGTGGTGACAATGACGACGGTTTTATCGCAAAGTTGCGTGGTTTACCTTGGTCTGCAACCCAAGatgatattttgagttttttcacaGATTCTTTCGCCAATTGTAAGATTTTGGGTGGAAAATCTGGAATACATATGACAACTTCAAGGGAAGGTAGACCTAGTGGTGAAGCTTTTGTCGAATTTGAAACTGCCGATGATTTAGAAATGGCTTTACAAAAAGATCGCGAACATATTGGTAATAGATACATTGAAG tttttaaagtaaataaagCAGAAATGGAATGGGTGATAAAAAGGTCAGGACCTACATACGGTTTGAATGAAGATGGATGTGTTAGACTAAGAGGATTACCTTTTGGTTGTTCTAAAGAGGAAATTGCTCAGTTTTTTACAG GGTTGGAGATTGTACCCAACGGAATAACTCTTCTGACTGACTACTCGGGGCGAAGTTCTGGGGAGGCGTATGTTCAGTTTGTTAACAGAGAAGTTGCAGAGAAAGCTCTGCAGAAACATCGAGAAACAATTGGACACAG GTACATAGAAATATTCCGTAGCAGTTTATCCGAAGTGGATAGTGTAGTTAACTATCAAGGCAACTCGATGGGACCTCCGGGAAGGCGCATGGGACCAGGTTCCGGAATGTATAGCTCTCGACCGAGTCCCTACGACAGAGATCCACGCTACGGTGGCGGTGGTACTCGACTAGGAGGAGCACGCGGTGCTCGAAGCTACAAAG attACAGCAGTTATGATCGTCCATCACCTTGGGGAAGCAATCAACGAAATGGTAATAATATGGGTTCGAGGAATTGGGATTCGTGGGGTGGTGGAGGCGGTAGTAGCGGTATGCACTGCGTACATATGAGAGGATTGCCATTTAAAGCCACTGAAAATGATATAGCAGAT TTCTTCAAACCGGTAATGCCTGTGAATATCCGTTTGATACAAGACTCAAGTGGACGCGCTTCGGGTGAGGCAGATGTGGAATTCGATTCTCATGAAGATGCAGTTAGAGCGATGAGCAAAGATAAAGGACACATGCAACATCGATATATCGAATTGTTTCTCAATTCTGCTGGAGGTCAAAGCAACGGTGGGTTCGGTTACGGGATGAGCAGTAATAGTAGgctatacagaaaaatataa
- the LOC130449989 gene encoding lon protease homolog, mitochondrial — protein sequence MNLVKLTRVTNTFKLPGCTVRRSSYKIGQGNVLTSNNITLKRLQVDTVKSRLFERAILNCRGTVAFKYFSSKTPDGTDDGPPTSEENFTPQLPATVAVPEVWPHVPVIAINKNIVFPRFIKLIELTNPQLIQLIRRKVKLNQPYCGIFLKKAEDNEAEVVNNINDVYNVGVFAQIHEMQDLGDRLRLVVMAHRRIKITGQILENIDELKDEAENEKRRRKIRNNRVIKAATDTRGTDEGKDSKVDRSKVKALPEGFLMAEVENVVHNKFRQTEEVKALTQEVIKTIRDIISLNPLYRDSLQQMMHQGQRVVDNPVYLSDLGAALTAAESKELQEVLEEMDIPKRLMLSLSLLKKEYELSKLQQKIGREVEEKVKQHHRKYILQEQLKVIKKELGLEKEDKDAIGEKFRERIKDKILPQAVSAVIDEELNKLNFLESHSSEFNVTRNYLDWLTSLPWGVQSEENLNLLRASEILDQDHYGMDDIKRRILEFIAVSQLKGSTQGKILCFHGPPGVGKTSIARSIARALNREYFRFSVGGMTDVAEIKGHRRTYVGAMPGKVIQCLKKTRTENPLVLIDEVDKIGKGYSGDPSSALLELLDPEQNSNFLDHYLDVPVDLSKVLFICTANVVETIPEPLRDRMEMIDMSGYVAEEKLAIAKQYLLPQAMRDSGLKDDIIKVEDEALNTLIKSYCRESGVRNLQKHIEKVVRKVAYKVVKDDSSFVNVNKSNLQEFVGKPVFTHDRMYPVTPPGVVMGLAWTAMGGSTLYIETTTRKSPTEKEIEGTLELTGHLGEVMKESAKIAMTVARNFMLKHDPTNTFLQKNHLHLHVPEGATPKDGPSAGCTIVTALLSLAKGESIRQDVAMTGEISLMGKVLPVGGIKEKTIAAKRSGVKCIILPEENKKDFNDLPSFITEGLEVHFVATFDEVYDIVFDKSKA from the exons CACAACTTCCAGCAACTGTAGCCGTTCCAGAAGTATGGCCACACGTACCCGTTATAGCCATCAACAAAAATATAG tttttccaaggTTTATAAAACTCATTGAGTTAACAAATCCACAATTAATTCAACTTATTAGaagaaaagtcaaattaaatcAGCCGTACTGTGGTATTTTCCTTAAAAAAGCAGAAGATAATGAAGCCGAAGTCGTTAATAATATAAACGATGTTTATAACGTTGGAGTATTTGCTCAAATTCATGAGATGCAAGATTTAGGTGACCGTCTACGGCTAGTTGTCATGGCTCATAGACGTATTAAGATAACTGGTCAGATATTGGAGAATATTGACGAGCTTAAAg aCGAAGCTGAAAATGagaagagaagaagaaagaTTCGCAATAACAGGGTGATAAAAGCAGCAACAGATACTCGTGGTACTGATGAAGGAAAAGATAGCAAAGTAGATCGCAGTAAAGTTAAAGCTCTACCTGAAGGTTTCCTAATGGCAGAAGTTGAAAATGTTGTTCACAATAAATTCCGTCAAACAGAAGAAGTTAAAGCTCTAACACAAGAAGTTATCAAAACTATAAGAGATATTATTAGTTTAAATCCACTGTATAGGGACAGTTTACAACAAATGATGCATCAAGGACAACGAGTTGTGgataaccctgtatatttgagtgatttagGTGCAGCTTTAACTGCGGCTGAAAGTAAGGAACTACAAGAGGTCCTTGAAGAAATGGAC ATTCCAAAAAGGTTGATGCTTTCTTTATCgttattgaaaaaagaatatgaaTTATCTAAATTGCAACAAAAAATAGGTAGGGAAGTGGAAGAAAAAGTTAAACAACATCAtaggaaatatattttacagGAACAGTTGAAg gttattaaaaaagaattggGGCTGGAAAAAGAAGACAAAGATGCCATTGGGGAAAAATTCAGAGAaagaataaaagataaaatactaCCTCAAGCCGTTTCGGCAGTCATTGacgaagaattgaataaattgaattttttagaaagTCATAGTTCTGAATTTAA TGtaactagaaattatttagactGGTTAACATCTCTACCATGGGGAGttcaaagtgaagaaaatttgaatttacttaGGGCTTCCGAGATTTTAGATCAAGATCATTATGGAATGGATGATATAAAGAGGCGTATACTGGAATTTATTGCAGTGAGCCAACTAAAAGGCAGTACACAaggaaaaatattatgtttccATGGTCCACCAGGCGTAGGAAAAACTAGTATcg CACGATCGATAGCGCGAGCTttaaatagagaatattttcgattttctgtAGGAGGTATGACTGACGTAGCGGAAATTAAAGGACACAGAAGGACTTATGTAGGAGCTATGCCAGGAAAAGTTATACAATGCCTGAAAAAAACCAGGACTGAAAATCCTTTGGTTCTCATCGATGAGGTTGATAAAATTGGAAA agGTTATTCCGGTGATCCGAGCTCGGCCCTATTAGAACTTCTCGATCCGGAACAAAATTCTAATTTCTTAGATCATTATTTAGATGTACCGGTAGATCTATCCAAAGTTCTATTTATTTGTACAGCGAACGTTGTTGAAACTATTCCGGAACCTTTGAGGGACCGTATGGAAATGATTGACATGTCCGGTTATGTTGCCGaagaaaaattagctatagCTAAACAATATTTGTTACCGCAAGCTATGAGAGACAGCGGTCTTAAAGATGATATTATCAAAGTCGAAGATGAAGCTTTGAATACTCTTATCAAGAGTTATTGTAGAGAAAGCGGTGTTAGAAATTTACAGAAACACATAGAAAAG GTAGTTAGAAAAGTGGCTTACAAAGTGGTAAAAGACGATTCGTCATTCGTTAACGTCAATAAATCAAATCTACAAGAATTTGTAGGAAAACCTGTATTTACTCATGACCGGATGTATCCTGTTACTCCTCCAGGAGTTGTAATGGGTTTAGCGTGGACCGCTATGg GGGGTTCTACTTTATATATAGAAACTACGACTAGGAAATCACCGactgaaaaagaaattgaaggTACTCTCGAATTAACCGGACATCTGGGTGAAGTTATGAAAGAATCTGCTAAAATAGCTATGACGGTAGCTAGGAATTTCATGTTGAAACACGATCCCACCAACACATTTTTGCAGAAAAA tcaCCTGCATTTACATGTACCAGAAGGAGCTACCCCAAAAGATGGTCCTAGTGCTGGATGTACTATAGTAACGGCTCTATTATCGTTGGCTAAAGGAGAGTCCATTCGACAAGACGTCGCCATGACCGGGGAAATATCATTAATGGGGAAAGTTTTACCAGTCGGTGGAATAAAAGAGAAAACTATAGCT GCTAAAAGGTCTGGAGTGAAATGTATCATTTTACCCGAAGAAAACAAGAAGGACTTCAATGATTTACCATCATTTATAACGGAAGGATTAGAAGTGCATTTTGTTGCAACTTTCGATGAAGTTTATGATATCGTATTCGATAAATCCAAAGCGTGa